A single genomic interval of Megalobrama amblycephala isolate DHTTF-2021 linkage group LG15, ASM1881202v1, whole genome shotgun sequence harbors:
- the LOC125247048 gene encoding golgin subfamily A member 6-like protein 22: MKIKLLESEIVQVNDSETTPFNMEMRSGQIIISFRSTVQKRKMSMQGIQVSGTLLGIMPKRQRTSVNIPVNSPVNIPVNSPVNRHLSRRIVLLGKSGVGKSAAANTILGQREFESRVGSNSVTCESSVKHATVSGRKVSVVDTPGFFDTHMSSEQLMIEIARSVYISSPGPHAFIIVFPVNRFTQQEEEIPKIIEMLFGEEVLKYSMILFTHGDQLEGRSTEGIIEENEALRDLVDQCGGRYHVFNNKDENNREQVNDLLQKIDTMIEQNGGGHYSNQMFEDAYRFRREKEFQSVRNETEQRIRAEIQRENNERQEQVQIQRREEIERVRMMTEEKIRAECETQMRSEMRRLKVERQREEEERKQQEERKRHDEIERMKKQTQEKIRAEIQYEINLRQQDEKKKRQEEIERVRMMTEEKIRAECETRMRSEMRRLKVERQREEEERKQQEERKILDEIERVKKQTEEKIRAEIQYEINLRQQDEKKKRQEEIERVRMMTEERIRAECEARMMSEMGRLKVERQREEEERKQQEERKRHDEIERVKRQTQERIRAECEARMRCEMRRLKVERQREEEDRKQKEEKKKRQEEIERVKKQRNTKCEEGYGFKEFFSKYWKHFLMGIAAGAIIGGVVGGAVGGAVGGIVGGVVGLIVGKRQGHH, translated from the exons ATGAAAATCAAGTTGCTTGAGTCGGAGATTGTCCAGGTAAATGACAGCGAGACCACCCCCTTTAACATGGAGATGAGGTCTGGACAGATAATTATATCCTTCAG ATCGACAGTTCAGAAGCGCAAAATGTCTATGCAGGGAATTCAAGTTAGTGGTACGTTGCTGGGCATCA TGCCAAAAAGACAAAGAACTTCAGTCAACATCCCTGTCAACAGTCCTGTCAACATCCCTGTCAACAGTCCTGTCAACCGTCATTTATCCAGAAGAATCGTGCTGCTGGGTAAAAGTGGTGTTGGGAAAAGTGCAGCTGCAAACACAATACTGGGACAGAGAGAGTTTGAATCTAGAGTTGGCTCAAATTCAGTAACCTGTGAATCTTCAGTGAAACATGCCACTGTTTCTGGCAGGAAAGTGTCTGTAGTTGATACTCCTGGATTCTTTGACACACACATGAGCTCTGAGCAGTTAATGATAGAGATAGCAAGAAGTGTTTATATATCCAGTCCTGGACCTCATGCTTTTATCATTGTGTTTCCTGTGAATAGATTCACTCAGCAGGAGGAAGAGATTCCTAAAATCATTGAGATGTTGTTTGGTGAAGAAGTGTTGAAATACTCCATGATTCTCTTCACTCATGGAGATCAGCTAGAAGGAAGGTCCACAGAAGGAATCATTGAAGAAAATGAAGCATTAAGAGATCTAGTTGATCAGTGTGGAGGCAGATATCACGTCTTCAACAATAAAGATGAGAATAACAGAGAGCAGGTGAATGATCTACTGCAGAAGATTGACACAATGATAGAGCAGAATGGAGGAGGACACTACAGTAATCAGATGTTTGAAGATGCTTACAGATTCAGACGAGAAAAAGAGTTTCAGAGTGTAAGAAATGAGACAGAACAGAGAATCAGAGCAGAGATACAGCGTGAGAACAATGAGAGACAAGAACAAGTGCAGATTCAAAGACGAGAGGAGATTGAGAGAGTGAGAATGATGACAGAGGAGAAAATCAGAGCAGAGTGTGAAACTCAAATGAGGTCTGAAATGAGAAGACTTAAAGttgaaagacagagagaggaagaggagagaaAACAACAAGAGGAGAGGAAAAGACATGATGAGATTGAGAGAATGAAAAAGCAGACACAGGAGAAAATCAGAGCAGAAATACAGTATGAGATTAATTTGAGACAACAAGATGAGAAGAAAAAGAGACAAGAGGAGATTGAGAGAGTGAGAATGATGACAGAGGAGAAAATCAGAGCAGAGTGTGAAACTCGAATGAGGTCTGAAATGAGAAGACTTAAAGttgaaagacagagagaggaagaggagagaaAACAACAAGAGGAGAGAAAAATACTTGATGAGATTGAGAGAGTGAAAAAGCAGACAGAGGAGAAAATCAGAGCAGAAATACAGTATGAGATTAATTTGAGACAACAAGATGAGAAGAAAAAGAGACAAGAGGAGATTGAGAGAGTGAGAATGATGACAGAGGAGAGAATCAGAGCAGAGTGTGAAGCCCGAATGATGTCTGAAATGGGAAGACTTAAAGttgaaagacagagagaggaagaggagagaaAACAACAAGAGGAGAGGAAAAGACATGATGAGATTGAGAGAGTGAAAAGGCAGACACAGGAGAGAATCAGAGCAGAGTGTGAAGCTCGAATGAGGTGTGAAATGAGAAGACTTAAAGttgaaagacagagagaggaagaggacagaaaacaaaaagaggAGAAGAAAAAGAGACAAGAGGAGATTGAAAGAGTGAAAAAGCAGAGAAATACAAAGTGTGAAGAAGGATATGGATTTAAGGAGTTTTTTTCCAAGTATTGGAAACACTTTTTAATGGGCATCGCAGCTGGTGCTATAATTGGTGGAGTTGTTGGTGGAGCTGTTGGTGGAGCTGTTGGTGGAATTGTTGGTGGAGTTGTAGGCTTAATTGTTGGTAAAAGGCAGGGGCATCACTAA
- the LOC125247909 gene encoding uncharacterized protein LOC125247909 yields the protein MQRHTSAGNYTQRGTLYTTREIRREFNTHFDWLDGRELRLSTGDSISREFWKCTFWRKANCVMPRRTTPLQDAINHILEGRDKNSMLEIKYINPVKGRGIFTLAVFNQGDFVVEYRGELIDAAEAEHRHKLYHNACSIFMFDFIWKRKTWCIDGALEDGSFGRLVNDEHKAPNCRMKLIEAEGKPHLCLFALKEITAGTEITYDYGGKEWPWRKEIPPTVTSTAAQESIKDRFQDQTMSSTVSIEETRERPEVQSCNITSGSSACETQLSGASIPSGQHSVAELGDHAHDVEPNVSSTDLFRDTESRAECQSSSPAPDSPEHEVHCVRGQCGTSPIPSFAEEVGVQQQEVSPPVFSTDLTSETELRSACQSSGATPNDSACECTIHKLVFESVRIDKCWICHSPLTSIRWHGVRCKQCCGVWHKICLQKSSEDWDISDDDVSSDDEYIPESVSDPESSGTELSVELPTPPKKSHTTNMPDLGITVAEQEQTIDIHDNSKNILMDLETTGDLQSDPEPESSESYQQKTKVASNEKGTVHILGQSKSPTKSAKFLKSQVNYCFVCGKPQTKFARHLERHVNENAEIALALQFPKSSKDRKVLLEKFRNLGNFKHNSVVKTTGSGCLKVKRSSKQSSIPETYDYCLYCKGMLSRKELSRHMKRCALRPENNVEEGPELRDRVFGIASAQSTMSQPISSELWSVLGKMHKDDVSTAIRNDHYLMQFAQSLFNKHGSDRSKHEYIRQKVRELGRLLVTLRHTTRIHNMEEAIKPGNFFILTSAVKRVSGFDNENNTFKAPSLALKIGHSLRKISDLIMCRALMEEDQEVIDSIRRFHTLHETKWSELVSHSALSNLSEAKYNKSTRLPLAKDVQKLQLYLGQQVELTKEKLADNPTAGTYAALAKVTLCQVILFNRRREGEVARMTVKNFEDRDMSQLNDDISTGLTEVEKRLCKQFARVELKGKKGRKVAVILTPDMTANLSLLISKRKECGVTENNNYLFAIPCSDGHYRGQFGQFADACGAEDPQNLRSTNLRKQIATISQVMNLKDNELDQLADFLGHDIRVHREYYRLPQSTIQLAKISKLLMAMEKGSVKDIQGKSLDEIGDDTDDIDTGSQQLPNVSTLQDNEEMLASVTLGSPHLSETAAEDDQGNAACVSSSSPHLPDSVTQGFRVSSRRCVKRPWSEEEIQAVMKHMRPFIENSVTVTNEQCLKCKEKEQPILETRSIQNIRDFVRNRGLAFKKRSNAKH from the exons ATGCAGCGACACACAAGCGCGGGAAATTATACACAACGCGGGACTTTATACACAACGCGCGAAATTAGACGCGAATTCAACACTCATTTTGATTGGCTGGATGGGAGAGAGCTTCGACTATCAACAGGTGATTCAAtttcccgggagttctggaagTGCACGTTCTGGAGAAAAg CAAATTGTGTCATGCCACGGAGAACTACTCCCCTTCAGGATGCCATTAATCACATCCTTGAAGGAAGAGACAAGAATTCAATGTTAGAAATCAAATATATTAATCCAGTTAAAG GTCGTGGTATCTTCACTTTAGCTGTTTTCAATCAAGGAGACTTCGTGGTGGAGTACAGAGGGGAGCTGATTGATGCAGCTGAAGCTGAACATAGACATAAACTGTACCACAATGCATGTTCGATCTTCATGTTTGACTTCATATGGAAGCGGAAGACATGGTG TATTGATGGAGCACTTGAAGATGGGTCATTTGGGCGACTGGTAAACGATGAGCACAAGGCACCGAATTGCAGAATGAAGTTGATCGAAGCAGAAGGGAAGCCACATCTCTGCCTTTTTGCACTGAAGGAAATTACGGCAGGAACTGAAATCACTTATGACTATGGTGGGAAAGAATGGCCCTGGCGTAAAGAG ATTCCCCCTACTGTTACAAGCACTGCTGCCCAAGAGTCTATTAAAGACCGTTTTCAAGACCAAACCATGTCATCCACAGTCTCTATTGAAG AGACCAGAGAGAGACCAGAAGTCCAGTCCTGCAATATAACATCAGGCAGTTCTGCTTGTGAG ACACAGCTCAGTGGTGCAAGCATCCCTTCTGGCCAACACTCCGTTGCAGAGCTTGGTGACCACGCCCATGACGTGGAACCCAATGTTTCCTCTACAGACTTATTCAGAG ACACTGAGTCGAGAGCAGAGTGTCAGTCATCCAGTCCCGCACCAGACAGCCCTGAGCATGAG gtgcaTTGTGTCAGAGGTCAATGTGGCACTTCTCCAATCCCCTCTTTCGCAGAAGAAGTTGGTGTCCAGCAGCAGGAGGTGTCACCCCCTGTGTTCTCAACAGACCTTACCAGTG AGACCGAATTGAGATCAGCGTGTCAATCATCCGGAGCCACACCAAACGACTCTGCTTGTGAG TGTACAATCCATAAGCTGGTTTTTGAATCGGTGAGAATTGACAAATGCTGGATATGCCATTCACCTTTGACATCTATCAGATGGCACGGTGTAAGATGCAAAC AATGCTGTGGTGTGTGGCATAAAATCTGCCTCCAGAAATCCTCAGAAGACTGGGATATATCAGAT GATGATGTCTCATCTGATGACGAGTACATCCCAGAGTCTGTATCAGATCCAGAAAGCTCAGGGACAGAGTTGAGTGTTGAGTTGCCTACACCACCCAAAAAGTCCCATACCACTAATATGCCAGATTTAGGCATTACTGTTGCTGAACAAGAACAGACCATAGATATACATGACAACAGTAAGAATATCCTGATGGATCTAGAAACTACTGGTGATCTCCAAAGTGACCCAGAACCAGAAAGCTCAGAGTCATACCAGCAGAAAACAAAAGTTGCGAGTAACGAAAAGGGTACTGTGCATATTCTTGGCCAAAGTAAATCCCCAACCAAATCAGCAAAATTCCTTAAAAGCCAAGTCAATTATTGTTTTGTATGTGGAAAACCTCAAACAAAATTTGCACGTCATCTCGAGAGGCatgtaaatgaaaatgctgAAATTGCTCTGGCACTCCAGTTCCCCAAATCATCAAAGGACAGAAAGGTTCTTCTTGAGAAATTCCGAAACCTTGGCAACTTCAAGCACAACTCAGTTGTTAAAACCACAGGATCAGGCTGTCTTAAAGTGAAAAGGAGTTCCAAACAGAGCAGCATCCCTGAGACGTATGATTACTGCTTGTACTGTAAGGGTATGTTATCCAGAAAAGAACTTTCTCGACATATGAAAAGATGTGCTCTAAGACCAGAGAATAATGTTGAAGAGGGACCTGAGTTGAGAGACAGAGTCTTTGGTATAGCATCTGCTCAATCCACAATGTCCCAGCCAATTTCAAGTGAACTTTGGTCAGTGCTGGGCAAAATGCACAAGGATGACGTGTCCACTGCAATAAGAAATGACCATTATCTCATGCAGTTTGCCCAGTCCCTCTTTAATAAGCATGGGAGTGACAGATCAAAGCATGAGTATATAAGACAGAAAGTAAGGGAACTTGGGAGATTACTTGTGACTTTGCGCCACACAACAAGAATCCATAACATGGAAGAGGCAATAAAACCAGGCAACTTCTTTATTCTTACTAGTGCTGTCAAGAGAGTTTCGGGTTTTGATAATGAAAACAACACGTTCAAAGCCCCAAGTTTGGCCCTGAAAATTGGGCATTCTCTCAGAAAGATAAGTGACCTCATCATGTGTCGTGCTCTCATGGAAGAGGACCAAGAGGTGATCGATTCCATCAGGAGGTTTCATACACTTCATGAAACAAAGTGGTCTGAATTAGTTTCCCATTCTGCCTTATCAAACCTGAGTGAGGCAAAATACAACAAGAGCACCAGGCTTCCACTGGCCAAAGACGTTCAGAAGCTACAGTTATATCTTGGTCAGCAAGTGGAATTGACTAAGGAGAAACTAGCCGATAACCCAACAGCAGGCACTTATGCAGCACTAGCAAAGGTGACCCTCTGCCAAGTCATTTTGTTTAATAGGAGGAGGGAAGGTGAAGTGGCACGGATGACTGTAAAAAATTTTGAAGATCGTGACATGTCCCAACTAAACGATGACATAAGCACTGGGCTTACAGAAGTTGAGAAGAGACTTTGCAAACAATTCGCCAGAGTGGAACTGAAGGGGAAAAAAGGACGAAAGGTTGCTGTGATCCTGACTCCTGATATGACTGCTAACCTGTCACTCCTCATTAGTAAGAGGAAAGAGTGTGGAGTAACTGAAAACAACAATTACCTCTTCGCTATTCCTTGTAGTGATGGTCACTACAGAGGCCAGTTTGGTCAATTTGCAGATGCTTGTGGAGCCGAAGATCCTCAAAACCTCAGATCAACTAACCTTCGCAAACAGATCGCCACAATAAGCCAAGTCATGAACTTGAAAGATAATGAACTGGACCAGCTAGCCGATTTTCTCGGCCATGACATTAGGGTGCATAGGGAGTACTATCGACTGCCCCAATCAACAATTCAGCTGGCTAAGATCTCAAAGCTGCTTATGGCTATGGAGAAGGGAAGTGTGAAGGATATTCAGGGAAAATCTCTGGATGAAATTGGTG ATGACACAGACGATATTGATACCGGATCACAGCAACTCCCTAATGTTTCCACATTGCAAG acaATGAAGAAATGTTGGCTTCTGTGACTTTAGGATCGCCTCACCTCTCCGAGACTGCAGCTGAAG atgaccAGGGGAACGCTGCCTGTGTATCTTCTAGTTCACCTCATCTCCCTGACTCCGTTACTCAAG GTTTCCGTGTTTCATCGAGGCGGTGTGTAAAGAGACCATGGTCTGAGGAGGAGATACAAGCCGTAATGAAACACATGAGGCCTTTTATTGAAAACTCTGTCACTGTCACCAATGAGCAGTGCCTGAAGTGCAAGGAAAAGGAACAACCTATCTTGGAGACAAGATCCATTCAAAATATTAGAGATTTTGTACGCAACAGAGGCTTGGCCTTTAAGAAGCGTTCAAATGCTAAACATTAA